The Castor canadensis chromosome 13, mCasCan1.hap1v2, whole genome shotgun sequence genome has a window encoding:
- the LOC109678199 gene encoding spermatogenesis-associated protein 31E1-like, with amino-acid sequence ILFWWWATAKALLFPTWGHEKNHQECLSPLPPEATLGDPTHWQTEAGGLSFLEPNVQKHLESLITKRADLKLWEKTDKKGSFFQPTNPDYPLDSPGNLVKLKGNPQNTGSNSFWTRKGRPQALPSSQQHSYSIDLGNIVQEKCIQLFWGPPSLHSESLVATAWVHNRSSSAQPKAVAFNKVSNSLPVQHQAEGPPQLFCAEQLPQEVAQPQLWRQSMSPSVVQIQTCSSPSQPPSSSQIRSCIITSSRSQHKAQSLTPNEDQNLECPWQKQLKWKKVLASKFQNSQEAIRQPTLNHPTGSQDTHTTKSTPILPDYFDKTELQEHKEEKQSQDSIIRDEQQHCPPIRFPASQELKQPEDKFPEKYECQAKDKHGPFQPIKPSDLTGESSKGIQKVGSTYSGRSSKKSLVTFKLVDPSKVHRQDLRKNPEDLHWSTGSPSLKNLMEESEHCLLRPGKCHSGTHLSTNPNKEYLEKILQVHLSRKLELMKEGMIPLCVRKSWLATNHDFPKSNTHMKPIHKAPSEGQPSRVNTSQELSFLDPKSR; translated from the coding sequence ATACTCTTCTGGTGGTGGGCAACTGCCAAGGCCTTACTTTTCCCTACCTGGGGAcatgaaaaaaaccaccaagaatgtCTGTCTCCCCTACCACCTGAAGCCACCTTGGGAGACCCCACACACTGGCAGACAGAGGCTGGGGGGCTCTCCTTCTTAGAACCAAATGTCCAGAAACATCTAGAGTCACTGATCACCAAAAGAGCAGATCTAAAACTGTGGgagaaaacagataaaaaagGGTCATTTTTCCAGCCAACAAACCCAGACTATCCCCTGGATTCTCCAGGTAACCTAGTGAAGTTAAAAGGTAACCCACAAAACACTGGGTCAAATTCCTTCTGGACCAGGAAAGGGAGACCACAGGCACTTCCCAGTTCTCAACAGCACTCTTATTCCATAGACCTGGGGAATATAGTGCAAGAGAAATGCATCCAGCTTTTCTGGGGTCCACCCTCTCTGCACAGTGAGTCCCTGGTGGCTACCGCCTGGGTCCATAACAGGTCTTCTTCTGCCCAACCTAAAGCTGTTGCGTTCAACAAAGTCTCGAACTCCCTCCCAGTTCAACATCAGGCTGAAGGACCTCCACAGCTTTTCTGTGCTGAGCAATTACCCCAGGAAGTAGCCCAACCCCAACTTTGGAGGCAAAGCATGTCACCATCAGTGGTTCAGATACAGACATGTTCTTCCCCAAGCCAACCACCTTCTTCATCCCAGATTAGGTCCTGTATAATAACTTCCTCTAGGTCCCAGCATAAGGCACAATCACTCACCCCAAATGAAGACCAGAATCTGGAATGTCCCTGGCAGAAACAACTGAAATGGAAGAAGGTTTTAGCCTCTAAATTCCAAAACTCTCAGGAAGCCATTAGGCAACCCACTCTCAACCATCCCACAGGCAGTCAGGACACCCACACCACCAAGTCAACCCCCATACTTCCTGACTATTTTGATAAAACTGAGCTCCAGGAACACAAGGAGGAGAAGCAGAGTCAAGACAGCATCATCAGAGatgagcagcagcactgccctcCCATCAGATTCCCGGCATCCCAGGAGCTGAAGCAGCCTGAGGACAAATTCCCAGAGAAGTATGAGTGCCAAGCAAAGGACAAGCATGGGCCCTTCCAGCCCATCAAGCCTTCTGATCTCACTGGTGAGAGTAGCAAGGGTATACAGAAGGTGGGGTCCACATACTCTGGAAGATCATCTAAGAAAAGTCTAGTGACATTCAAACTAGTCGACCCAAGCAAGGTTCACAGGCAAGATTTAAGGAAGAACCCAGAAGATCTACACTGGAGTACAGGGAGCCCATCACTGAAGAACCTGATGGAAGAATCAGAACACTGCTTGCTGAGGCCTGGGAAGTGTCACTCAGGTACTCACTTATCTACAAACCCAAACAAGGAATATCTGGAAAAAATCCTGCAAGTCCACCTGAGCAGGAAGTTGGAGCTAATGAAGGAAGGCATGATCCCTCTGTGTGTGCGTAAATCCTGGCTTGCTACCAACCATGATTTTCCCAAGTCCAACACCCACATGAAACCCATACATAAGGCACCCAGTGAGGGTCAGCCATCCAGGGTGAACACCTCCCAGGAGCTTTCCTTCCTTGATCCCAAAAGTCGCTAG